The nucleotide sequence CAGAAGTGCCAGAGAATGAAAAGAGCAGCCCTAAAAGAGGTGAATGTCAACAGAGCATTTGAGAGTCAACATTACAATGGCCACGTACAAACTGTTAAGTTTCAGGAGTGACGACCGCATTTAACGTCATTAACAACTAGTTGTTCAGTTTAGTTCCAACACACTGTGTATAGTTTTTGTGAACGCGGTCGTCAATCCCGTAAATtactgaactgtgtgtgtgcagaacgaataagatgcaaacagaaatgtatttcaagttggactaattattcatttttgatCTGTGGTTAGTGATGTTTCTAATAAAAgattatttgttttcttcttctttttactAAAGTGATTAAGAAAATGAGTGCTTGCCCAAAGTATTTTCCGATCGATCCGGCTGAGCCTTTGTGTGATCCCGTGACGGAACCTGAATTGGATCCAGTCGAACCCAAGGAATCGTGTGTCCCAGATGCAAACGTTCCTGACACTGAACCTGTGTCTGCAGAAGATCAGAAGGTGGATGTCAGTGATGGCATGAATGCCTCTCCTGAAATGAGCGGCCAAGAAGGTGAATGTCAACAGAGCATTTGAGAGTCAACATTACAATGTCCAAgcagtttttatttcattttatttaagctTGGCTCATACAGCGGTCGAGTTTGTGCCGTTATTAATGTCTTCTGGTGTGGGTTGcagtatttaatttatttagtttttttatgagCTTTTCTGCTGATTTGCTTGCAAGATCTGGCAACACGAATAAGTCCAGGCTCATACTACTTTACCTGTGATTTCCTGGACTGCACATACAGACGAGATAAATCTCTGGTCTTATCATCTGTCATCTCTTAGATCTCTCATTGTACATCATTAACAACTAGTTATTCAGTTCTGTTCTGTACACACTAAGTATAGTTTTAGGAGGGACGACCACATTTAACGTCATTTAACAAATATCAGTTCTGTTCTGCAGAACGATTGAGATGCAAACAGAAATTTCTTTCAAGTTGGACtaattaatcatttttgacctgcagttagtgatgtttctaataacatattatttcttttcttctttttttcagaaaGTACTAAGGATCCGCCTGACACTGAACCTGTGTCTGCAGAAGATCGGAAGGTGGATGTCAGTGATGGCATGAATGCCTCTCCTGAAATGAGCGGCCCAGGAGGTGAATGTCAACAGAGCATTTGAGATGCAATATTAcaatgtccacacacacactgtaaagtttcagaagggacgaccacatttaacatcattaaCAACTAGTTGTTCAGTTCTGTTCTGTACACACTGAGTATAGTTTTTGTAAATGTGGTCGTCACTGCTGTAAATtactgaactgtgtgtgtgcaggacGATTGAGATGCAAACAGAAATTTCTTTCAAGTTAgacttattattcatttttgacctgcagttagtgatgtttctaataacatattatttgttttcttcttttttcagaaAGTACCAAAGACAAGATTAGTGCTTTCTTCAAAAAGTATTTCCCGTTGGATGCGCCTGACACTGAACCTGTGTCTGCAGAAGATCGGAAGGTGGATGTCAGTGATGGCATGAATGCCTCTCCTAAAATCAACGGCCCAGGAGGTGAATGTCAACAGAGCATTTGAGATGCAATATTACAATGTCCACGCACACACTGTAAAGTTTCAGGAGTGACGACCAGATTTAACGTCATTCTGTTCTGTTCCGTACACACTGCGTATAGTTTTTGTAAATGTGGTCTTCACTGCTGTAAATtactgaactgtgtgtgtgcagaacgattgagatgcaaacagaaatttattttcatgttggacttattattcatttttgacctgcagttattgatgtttctaataacatattatttgttttcttcttttttcagaaAGTACTAAAGACAAGAAAATAAGTGCTTTCTTCAAAAAGTATTTTCCGTTGGATGCGCCTGACACTGAACCTGTGTCTGCAGAAGATCAGAAGGTGGATGTCAGTGATGGCATGAATGCCTCTCCTAAAATCACCGGCCCAGGAGGTGAATGTCAACAGAGCATTTGAGATGCAATATTACAATGTTCACGCACACACTGTAAAGTTTCAGGAGTGACGACCGCATTTAACGTCATTAACAACTATCAGTTCTGTTCTGTACACACTGagtatagtttgagtaaatgtGGTCGTCACTCCCGTAAATtactgaactgtgtgtgtgcagaatgattgagatgcaaacagaaatttctttcatgttggactaattattcatttttgacctgcagttagtgatgtttctaataacatattatttgttttcttcttttttcagaaAGTACTAAAGACAAGAAAATAAGTGCTTTCTTCAAAAAGTATTTTCCGTTGGATCCGCCTGACACTGAACCTGTGTCTGCAGAAGATCAGAAGGTGGATGTCAGTGATGGCATGAATGCCTCTCCTAAAATCACCGGCCCAGGAGGTGAATGTCAACAGAGCATTTGAGATGCAATATTAcaatgtccacacacacactgtaaagtttCAGGAGTGACGACCGCATTTAACGTCATTAACAACtatcagttcagttctgtggttagtgatgtttctaataacatattatttattttcttattttttcagaaagtactaaaaagaagaaaatgagTGCTTTCTTCAAAAAGTATTTTCCATTGGATGAGGCTGagccctcatgtgttcctgtgTCGGAGTGAGAATCAGAGCtggattaaagggggggtgaaacactcagtttcagtcaatcttgagtacctatagagtagtattgcatccttcatatctccgaaaagtctttagttttattatagttataaaagaaagataggctgtaccgagtctttccagaaaaaaccgagcgcctggaggcgtatcgtgtgggcggagctaaagaatgacgagcccGCAGCTCCTGCACGAGAGAATGCTGAAAGCGGTGACATCCTtcaagaaaacgttaccctaaataaaccatggtaacgctacccagattcaactaatacagatatgatccagaatcagatccggaggatgaaataaattggagaaacagcagcagcaggacgtccgtctctgtggtatgtactgtatttagtggcctatcaacatttgtgtgcgtttactcatggtttatgaggacatgattcggtttatggactattgtatgcgactaaaccttagcagtagcaagcgttatacacgatcgtgttgtttactcacgcgacgatagccaacatagacatttgaagcagttttactcaccgcctgcttccaaagcacgaccgggaacctttatcgctgagaccgctccgtcaaaaacacacttcttgttgatttggtgaagtcctgtgacagcagagaccgtggagatccactattGCGACACGAccgaagcgtgatgttgtgacgcttcccgtaatttctgtgttcaaatcggttcaaatgcagcgctgccttcccggaatgctgtgctgaagcgtttaagtcgcttgacgtcacccataggaataaagtggagcgcggcgcgacagaagtgttgcacggacgagtgaatctgcaccttgagagcagtgtttatgggcgtgcatttgctctttcgCCTCAGTCACGCACGCGCACCCTTTCAGGAGAAGAGCCAgcacggcccatacaaggacgttccgctctgtcgacgtcaagcggacccatactcgaaacaaactctccgaaacttgtgagaaaccggaaggagtatttttgacaaagaaatactccatcaaacgtccaacttagtgtttgaaactttgtctatgtttaggatgggagtACAAGTCTTtaactgagtgagtgagtgagtgtgtgagtgagtgtgtgagtgagtgtgtgattgagtgtgtgagtgtgtgagtgagtgtgtgagtgtgtgagtgagtgagtgagtgagtgagtgagtgagtgagtgagtgagtgagtgagtgagtgagtgagtgagtgagtgagtgagtgagtgagtgagtgagtgtgtgagtgagtgagtgagtgtgtgagtgtgtgagtgagtgagtgagtgagtgttaaAGTCATAATCGAACTTAACGCAAATCagattaaagcagcacttggcaacttttgctctcggggatcctacaacaggggatgccatcgcgcgtgcatttgttgacatgacaaccctgatagccctgaactagtaatgcgcgggtcgtctcataacccgcggaccccgtatgtctatttaatggtcgcgggtgaggggcaggttgtaaaaatatatacagtggtgcggggcgggccaaatatcTTCATAACAttcatgtcatatgaatataatttcatgggttttatttttttcaaacgccaaataatcgcgatgctcacgtttacaagccagcgtcattatagtagtctattggttaccgttttacagaatctatatgatacttcagttcagtgtttgagtggtagctcaccgtaacaagcaggacagcatcggtcgggcacgcctccttcagctcacgccgacgagcaaacgctggtcacatgttgatcctcgtcctgcctttaatcacatcacttttagtttcctcttattgctttcctccatcaaaaccttttctttcttatttgtctgtgctgcttcggacatgactatattatccgacgaacaaagttgggctcgcacgtccgtatttaaggaagtgtgggtgttggtggaagtgacgtatatgccgtaaagcagtcgaattgtgtagttctttttgttctcaggTTACTACCTGAAactcgaagtttaaaagtacgattaaaaacgatacagaccccatcaagctttggcagacgtgtcattcaacctattatAAGTCGATGCATCATCACTAgagtcttaaaaatatattattaaggttgaaaagttacctagtgctgctttaagacacgtggagtatgcctattttagtctcattattggagagcattacagacatgtacacaccttaatctaactattaacgCTGTGTCGGAGATTTCGCTGCATTTTGTGACAGCTCATataacgttacacacacactagtgCAAAGGGGAGGGCTTTGAGGGTTCGAGCCCTgcccttttttaaaaattaatcaaaagggCCCCTTTCAACAATTATCAATAATATTGTGccaaataaaacagaatttgaattataattaatataaccacgtgtacaaaacaacaaatggcggaaaagtccCGTTTATCTTTTACGTATCTGTAAGTCTGAAATGTTGTtgccataacgcgttgctatgggcggtgtgtgttttgcttgactgttcattctgaacactgcgtcctcctatattgtttatttttgttctaATTATTATGCTcgttttaaaagtaaaatacaataagtttgtatctgtaatcgcgaaccagatgggtcattcagtgaacgctGTGGCTCGACgacaggaaaaacaatccaaactatcacgatttttaaacctttttcatcattacaggggggggtgaaatgctgtttcatgcatactgagctttttacactgttaaagatttggattcccatcctaaacatagactaAGTTTCAAACAccaagttggacgtttgatgtcAGAAATACTCCTTcaggtttctcacaagtttcggagagtttgtttcgagtatgggtcggcttgacgtcgatagagcggaaggtccttgtatgggccgtacgggctcttctcccgaaAGGGTGCGCTCGCGTGACTgaggcgagagaggaaatgcacgcccatatacactctctcaggtgcagatccactcgtctgtgcaacacttctgtcgcgccgcgctccactttattcctatagGTGACggcgagcgacttcaacgcttcagcacagcattccgggaaggcagcgctgcatttgaaccgatttgaacgcagaaatgacgggaagcgtcacaacatctcGCTTCAGTCATGTCGCaatagtggatctccacggtctctgctgtcacaggacttcaccaaatcaacagttaccaaagaagtgtgtttttgacggagcggtcccagtgataaaggttcccggtcgtgctttggaaacagTCGGTgaataaaactgcttcaaatgtgtctatgttggctatcgtcgtgtaaataaacatcagtaaacaacacgatcctgtataacgttagttaatttatcaatggagcatgcgatctatggtgtgagtttaaatacatttgtttagctgaccaatataggtgtcagtttgtttattgtaaaaccacccaaacataaagctagcgttctcacaaagcgtgcttcgtcattcaaatgcgctaacggttactccattgttgttctatgtataacgttacactagtctgatgtgcaaaactgttttgcttgctactgctaaggtttagtcgcatacaatagtccataaaccgaatcatgtcatcgtaaacacacacaaatgttgacaggccactaaatacagtacataccacagagacggacgtcctgctgctgctgtttctcctgttcaatttatttcatcctccggatctgattctggatcatatctgtactagttgaatctgattgatagccatggtttatttagggtagccttttcttctccacgcttgaggacgtcaccgctttgtgcgcgcttgtcattctttagctccgcccactcgatacacctccaggcgcttgttttttttcggaaagactcggtacagcctgtatttcttttataaatataataaaactaaagacttttcagagatatgaaggatgcaatactactctataggtactcaagattgacatgagattgactgaaactgagtgtttcacccccctttaatcaaagctattattctaaatgtaggctgtcaagaaGGAGCAAAGAGGGGCAGAGTCTCTTCATAAATACTGAaagagacaatacataatattacaaaaataaaaaaaaaatgtgaatgtatataaaacataaaaactagtgatttttatactttttaatgcaaagtaacactgtccaacagcgacacccgcaggtgaagttacagcgggtttcctgagcccattacattttaacagacctgccaaagtcacgctatgaGCCTGACCGAATTATTCTGGTCACGCTCATAGCCactgggcggcagtggctcagtggttcatgtaggttgtctacaaaccagaaggttggtggttcaatccccggttccacctgaccaagtgtcgaagtgtctatgagcaagacacctaacctcagctgctcccgacgagctggatgagccttacatggctgacatcgccgtcggtgtatgaatgggtgaatgtgaggcaaaaatttaaagcgctttggataaaagcgctatataaatgcagtccattttaaatgcagtccatttaccatttccatttattcaaaaagcaagtcatgtaaacaccttaatcagaatattgtcttattcagaataaggtcaataattagattactgctgtccatgtaaacgtagtgtgtgtgtgtgtgtgtgtgtgtgtgtgtgtgtgtgtgtgtgtgtgcgtgggcttaataaacattttaaggaACATTGGATGTGTGGCAATTAATATCTTAAGTTGTTGGTTTAACTGCATGTTAAGTTCATAATTTATTGTTAGTGTATTACTAACTAATGTATAATTCTGGACCCTTCTGGCTGTAGTGTTAGCTGTGTTTTAAGTGTTTATGCTCTGTAGTGTCCAGATTGTACTGGGTGGTTAGGACATTGCTAGGTGGTAGTGCTCAGTAGTGAGGATGAGAGTTTGACCAGTTAGCagaatacagttttttttatttttttattttttattctttgattttgaaaaaaaaaacacaccaaaaCAAAAGCTGTGCCCTTATGAAAATAtcattattttgatatattaatcaaattaaagGCCACTTAatgctgcagtccgtaactttttgtgcTCTAGCAGTTAATAATTAGAACTGCattcttgcggaagaacattacagccggagctacttctctctgtttatgtttaTGGGAAGTCACACAGGGACTGTACGCCTCCGCAGCGGTTCCTACCAGACCGGTCTGAAATAACCCCAATATAAACATATCACAGTAAAGCCCAGGAGCAtgctcactatatatatatatatatatatatataaaggtcaTTGTATATGTACATGTGCCTTTTTGTTTAAGGGGACTTTTGTTGGCCTTTAGGGACTCTTATTGTGATGGGCTGACCAATAAAGGGGAagggcggccattttgaaatgAGAGGTTGTTTGGTGAGGTGGCGTGTTTATTTTGGCTAATATAGCTCAGAGTAATTGCCAtagtaaaggtttttttttttgtggcttaCCTCTGGGGACTAGAGACTGTGTGTGGTAAACCTTTCATATGTGCCAACTCTGGTCAAGTGTATACATTTTGGACTACTCTGGAGATTTGGTACAGCTGAAGGATACCCTAATTTTTTTAGGGACTCTGAACCAGGGGACTTTTTCCTTTTCTCTTTTTGTGTGGACCTTGGTCTTTCATCAGGACTTCCTACCTACCACCAAGCAGAAAAGGACTGTTTAGTATCatctttattttctattttttgtctACTTGAACTTGAACGAACCTACTCATGAACATTCTCTATATGGACTAAATTATTTGTGCATGTAAAGAGAGTCCTCAGATGGTATTATGTTTGCAAGGGTCAAGCTGCGTTATATTTTCAATACAGTTTTTTGGGGGGTGTGGTTGATGTGGTTGAAATCACGCTGTTTTTTGTGTATTGGATTTTGGCCAAATTAGTAAAAGTAAACTAGTCAGACTCCCCTTGTGATAATGATTCAACCTTTCTTGTAAAGAGTTGTAGTTGTTATAAGTgcaccataatgattcagggtaagacaaaaacacggtttggaaaatggattaatattgtatattctcgttatataatataaatcgCCTCTTATAGCTGTCAATAGTGCACTATTTGAGGGAACAGTCATCTGTagtgaaaccatagtggatgttTTTGTGTGCactcattaaataaaaaaatatttttttttggtttatttacatgtctttggtctgctttgtgttcatatttcatttgaacggcaccagggttcggatggctgCGTTCACATTTATTCAATTGAACCACGCTAgcagagcaatcgcaccagggttcgctttaatccaaccaaacatgccaagtgtgaatttaaagggggggtgaaatgctgtttcatgcatactgagctttttacactgttaaagacttggattcccatcctaaacatagacaaagtttcaaaaactaatgttggacgtttgatggagtatttctgtgtcaaaaatacttcttccggtttctcacaagtttcggagagtttttttcgagtatgggtctgcttgacgtcgacagagcggaaggtccttgtatgggccgtacgggctcttctcccgaaagggtgcgcgtgcgcgtgactgagacgagagagagcaaatgcacgcccatatacactctctcaggtgcagatccactcgtccgtgcaacacttctgtcgcgccgcgctccactttattcctatgggtgacgtcaagccacttcaacgcttcagcacagcattccgggaaggcagcgctgcatttgaaccgatttgaacgcagaaatgacgggaagcgtcacaacatcacgcttctgTCATGtcacaaaagtggatctccacggtcactgctgtcacaggacttcaccaaatcaacagttaccaaagaagtgtgtttttgacggagcggtcccagcgataaaggttctcggtcgtgctttggaaacaggcggtgagtaaaactgcttcaaatgtctatgctgttggctatcgtcgcgtaagtaaacatcagtaaacaacacgatcctgtataacgttagttaatttatcagtggagcatgcgatctatggtgtgtgtttaaatacatttgtttagctgaccaatataggtgtcagtttgtttattgtggTTTAGTCgtatacaatagtccataaaccgaatcatgtcatcgtaaacacacacaaatgttgacaggccactaaatacagtacataccacagagacggacgtcctgctgctgctgtttctcctgttcaatttatttcagcctccggatctgattctggatcatatctgtataagttgaatctgattgatagccatggtttatttagggtagccttttcttctccacgcttgaggacgtcaccgctttgtgcgcgcttgtcgttctttagctccgcctccaggcgctcgtttttttttccggaaagacttggtacagcctatatttctttaataaatatgcTTAATCGGAGAtaaaagacttttcggagatatgaaggatgcaataatactctataggtactcaagattgactgaaactgagttttTCAGTAAAATTTTTCTCACAGTTTTCATTGAGAATTTGCAGTCCATTAGTGGCAGAGATAAAGTGAGAGGTACAAGAGCTCTTGCACATACGCATGATGCCCTGAAAGTCTTGCTACTTGATACTACCTGTAAGTGCGTTAATTCTTGTTATTTCTAATAGGTTCTTCACGGTCACGGGGGCACAGGTGATCACTTCcattttcctttattttttcctttgtcatattgtttgtgaTGGTCGGAAGGCGCGAGTAGCGGGAAACAACTTTCTGTTGACCGTATCGTATTTCATGTCATGTGTGTAAATAAAACCAAAGAAGGCAAATTCGCATCGTCTTTCTTTAATATCAAGATGATGAAGTGCGAACGAGTCACGAGCCCACTATCGAGCCCCTCTATTGGATGCCGCTAATACTACCAATACTGAAGGAAGACTGATATCGCTACTAAATGAAATAGATtttagtatttattattatttctaggctaattattttaaaatgctattattttactttaaaaaaaaattgtatgttATAGACAAAATATTGAAGTTTGTCTTAGATATTTCTGGGATTATATCAGATAACGTTTTAAGCTGTCATATGctcattttactgtatgtagGCAGCCTACCCCACATAGCCTATGAGGCATGTCACTATTTCACTTCCACTCTTTttgggtaaatcaagaaaaaagtatacaccgtattaataaaacaaaaccacgCAATTGTACTAGATATTTGAGAAATTAATATGGGGGAAAAAAGGATCCGAACCCTCACAAACTGAAAGTCAACTAGGCTATAGGTCTAAACtcgttttacattttacatttaatcatttagcagatgcttttatccaaagcgacttacaaaaaaggggagagcaatagaagcaacgaaacaaacaaggccaacaacctgtaagagctgtaagaagtctcaggtAATTAAGCACActacacaaacttttttttttttttttggacaaacaaacaaaatttaaattgatagttaagtgctattctttattggtcaggtgcaattggaaaagatgtgtcttaagatgttttttagcagcacgaattgagatgagaacggtccaggaaaatgtccgtgagagtgatttcattcctctttgggatggaaccacaatgtgtcgctcactcgcagaatgcaagcttctggagggtgtgtaagtctgagcaagcgagtttaggtatattggtgcagagccagtggttgctttgtaggcgagaaccagtgccttgaatttgaagcgagcagccattggcaaacagtgcagtctgatgaagagaggcgtggCATGGGCTCTCTttggctcattaaagaccactctcgccgctgcattctggataagctgcaagggtttgatagtgcatgctggaaggccagctagaagagcattacaatagtccagtctggagagaacaagagcttgaatcaggagttgtgcagcctgttctgataggaaaggtctaatctttctaatgttgtagaaggcaaatctgcaggaccgggctgttgcagtaatgtggtcagtgatgtttaaatggtcatcaatcacaactccaaggttcctggctgtcgtagatggagttatggttgatgaaccgagctgaatggagaaattttgatgaagtgctgggttggttgagacaagtaattctgtctttgcaagattcagtttaagatgatgctctttcatccagtcagaaatgtctgtcagacaggcagcgatacgaacactgactgtaggatcatctggttgaaatgagaagtagagttgagtgtcatcagcataggaGTGaaaggagaagccgtgtttctgaatgacagagcctaatgatgacatgtagatggagaagagaagtggtccaagcactgagccctggggaaccccagtagctagatgatgggacttagacacttcacctctccatgacacccagtaggacctaccagagaggtaagacctgaaccactggaga is from Pseudorasbora parva isolate DD20220531a chromosome 10, ASM2467924v1, whole genome shotgun sequence and encodes:
- the LOC137090824 gene encoding uncharacterized protein, which codes for MASISNCREVPLEVYVNGELFCIDSVWIPDEEQVDLMVTDSIYELLRCLPGQTTQLQVDTDDCMSVSHAALEGEDLQLDITCNSTETTPEWMVRKISGFIRTLFWMNPAPEPEVNLVTVRWPAEVPENEKSSPKRVIKKMSACPKYFPIDPAEPLCDPVTEPELDPVEPKESCVPDANVPDTEPVSAEDQKVDVSDGMNASPEMSGQEESTKDPPDTEPVSAEDRKVDVSDGMNASPEMSGPGESTKDKISAFFKKYFPLDAPDTEPVSAEDRKVDVSDGMNASPKINGPGESTKDKKISAFFKKYFPLDAPDTEPVSAEDQKVDVSDGMNASPKITGPGESTKDKKISAFFKKYFPLDPPDTEPVSAEDQKVDVSDGMNASPKITGPGESTKKKKMSAFFKKYFPLDEAEPSCVPVSE